From the genome of Candidatus Caldatribacterium sp., one region includes:
- the rpe gene encoding ribulose-phosphate 3-epimerase, with protein sequence MKISASLDCANYLALLEDVRKLERGGVDMLHIDIMDGVFVPNFAIGTNLLKKLRPETTLPFDVHLMVVNPEPHFALFAQLGADCITFHAEGNPRLHHLALAVKKLGKKVGIALNPATDPGFLRYLLPYVDLVLCMTVDPGFVGQKFVPEVVEKVRKVREMSQELGVEVDIAVDGGISEETVCPLREAGANVFVAGTSSIFSGKGDLEVAAWRFGEFCRSL encoded by the coding sequence GTGAAAATCTCGGCTTCTTTGGACTGCGCGAACTACCTCGCCCTCCTTGAAGATGTACGGAAACTCGAACGGGGCGGAGTGGACATGCTCCACATCGACATTATGGACGGGGTATTCGTTCCGAACTTTGCCATTGGAACGAATCTCCTCAAGAAGCTTCGTCCCGAGACCACCCTCCCCTTTGACGTCCACCTCATGGTCGTGAACCCTGAGCCTCACTTTGCGCTCTTTGCCCAGCTTGGGGCAGACTGCATCACCTTCCATGCTGAGGGGAATCCAAGGCTCCACCATCTTGCTTTGGCGGTGAAAAAGCTGGGAAAGAAAGTCGGCATTGCTCTCAACCCTGCAACGGACCCGGGTTTTCTCCGCTACCTTCTTCCCTACGTTGACCTTGTCCTCTGCATGACGGTGGATCCGGGATTCGTGGGGCAGAAGTTTGTTCCCGAGGTGGTGGAAAAAGTCCGGAAGGTCAGAGAGATGTCCCAGGAGCTCGGTGTCGAGGTGGACATTGCCGTAGATGGAGGAATCAGTGAGGAGACTGTCTGCCCTCTCAGAGAGGCAGGGGCAAACGTTTTTGTTGCAGGGACCTCAAGTATTTTCTCGGGAAAGGGGGACCTTGAGGTTGCAGCGTGGCGCTTCGGGGAGTTCTGCAGGAGTCTGTGA
- a CDS encoding folate family ECF transporter S component, with protein sequence MREKTREIAFIGILVAMSVVLARFASVRITIGGIEGVRIGFGTFPIILAGLLFGPLLGALTGALADVIGFALSPMGPYFPHFTLSAALYGVLSGVFGHFPFRARGPRLFLAVAAPQVGIGCFLTPYFLHTLFGMPWKVLLVPRLVSTPFNVLFSTLLLLSLSRVPLFAALGER encoded by the coding sequence CCGGGAAATTGCTTTCATAGGGATTCTTGTTGCCATGAGCGTGGTTCTCGCCCGTTTTGCAAGCGTAAGAATCACCATCGGTGGGATTGAGGGAGTACGCATTGGCTTTGGCACCTTTCCCATTATCCTTGCTGGTCTCCTCTTTGGTCCTCTCCTTGGCGCCCTTACCGGAGCCTTAGCCGATGTTATCGGCTTTGCCCTAAGCCCCATGGGACCGTACTTCCCTCACTTCACCCTCAGCGCAGCGCTCTACGGTGTGCTCTCCGGGGTTTTCGGCCACTTCCCCTTTCGTGCCAGAGGTCCTCGCCTCTTCCTTGCAGTGGCCGCTCCTCAGGTGGGTATTGGATGTTTTCTTACGCCGTACTTCCTCCACACCCTCTTTGGAATGCCCTGGAAGGTGCTCCTTGTCCCTCGCCTGGTGAGCACTCCCTTTAACGTCCTCTTCTCCACCCTTCTCCTTCTCAGTCTCTCACGGGTTCCCCTCTTTGCCGCCCTCGGAGAACGGTGA